Proteins found in one Oncorhynchus gorbuscha isolate QuinsamMale2020 ecotype Even-year linkage group LG15, OgorEven_v1.0, whole genome shotgun sequence genomic segment:
- the LOC123996692 gene encoding GDP-L-fucose synthase-like codes for MGDSMVDQSSPMRVLVTGGNGLVGRAIEHVVKEEGGAREGEEWIFLSSKDANLMDMGETQAVFLKHQPTHVIHLAAMVGGLFKNMRANLDFWRNNIYINDNVLQAAHEVDAVRVVSCLSTCIFPDKTTYPINETMIHNGPPHESNFGYSYAKRMIDVHNRAYHQQRGRCYTAVIPTNVFGPHDNFNIEDGHVLPGLIHKAYIAQKEGSPLVVWGSGTPRRQFIYSLDLARLFLWVLREYPEVDPIILSVGEEEEVSIKEAAECVVEALGFKGQVTYDRTKADGQFKKTASNAKLLQYCPNFTFTPFKQALKETCDWFVANYDTARK; via the exons ATGGGAGATAGCATGGTGGATCAGAGCAGTCCTATGCGGGTGTTGGTGACTGGGGGGAATGGTCTGGTGGGTAGGGCCATAGAACATGTTGTCAAAGAAGAGGGAGGAGcgcgggagggagaggagtggatcttcctctcctctaaGGATGCAAATCTCAT GGACATGGGTGAGACGCAGGCTGTGTTTTTGAAGCACCAGCCCACCCACGTCATCCACCTGGCAGCCATGGTGGGAGGGCTCTTCAAGAACATGAGGGCCAACCTAGACTTCTGG AGGAACAACATCTACATCAATGACAACGTCCTGCAGGCAGCCCACGAGGTGGATGCTGTCAGGGtggtctcctgtctctccacctgcaTTTTCCCTGATAAGACCACCTATCCCATCAATGAGACCATG ATCCACAACGGCCCTCCTCACGAGTCTAACTTTGGCTACTCCTATGCTAAGAGAATGATCGATGTCCACAATAG GGCGTATCACCAGCAGCGTGGGCGATGCTACACAGCAGTGATACCGACCAATGTGTTTGGCCCCCATGATAACTTCAACATCGAGGATGGACATGTACTTCCAGGCCTCATACACAAAGCCTACATTGCTCAGA aggagGGTAGTCCATTGGTGGTGTGGGGCTCAGGAACTCCCAGAAGGCAGTTCATCTACTCATTGGATCTGGCTCGTCTCTTCCTCTGGGTGCTGAGAGAGTACCCTGAGGTGGACCCCATCATACTGTCTG ttggtgaggaggaggaggtgtccaTTAAGGAGGCAGCAGAGTGTGTTGTCGAGGCACTGGGGTTCAAAGGTCAAGTGACT TATGACAGAACTAAAGCAGACGGTCAGTTCAAGAAGACAGCCAGCAACGCCAAGCTGCTGCAGTACTGCCCCAACTTCACCTTTACCCCCTTCAAACAAG ccttgaaGGAGACATGTGATTGGTTCGTGGCCAATTACGACACCGCCCGCAAGTGA